The Lysobacter luteus genome contains the following window.
TCCAGAGTGACGACCAGATGCCGGTCGGCGGGCGCTGCTGCAGCAACACGCGGCCGTCGGCGTCCTCCAGCCACAGCACGCAGGCATGACGTTGCGGCAGCGGCTTGCCGGGTTTTGAGGTGGGCAGCTCCGCCGTGCGCCCCTCGATGCGTGCGATGCATTCGGCCTGCAGCGGGCACAGCACGCAGGCCGGCGCGGTGCGCGTGCACAGGGTGGCACCGAGGTCCATCTGAGCCTGCGTGTAGTCGGCCAGACGCGTGTCAGGCAGGTGGGTTTCGGCGAACGCCCACAACGATCGTTCGACCGCCGGCGCCCCCGGCCAGCCGGCGACGCCGTGGTAGCGCGCGAGCACCCGCTTGACGTTGCCGTCGAGGATGGCGTGCCGGTCGCCCCAGGCCTGCGCGAGGATCGCCGCCGCGGTGCTGCGGCCGATGCCCGGCAGCGCGACCAGCGCGTCGATGTCGCGCGGCAGCTCGCCGTCGTGCAGTGCCATGCAATGCCGGGCGGCGGCGTGCAGGTTGCGGGCGCGGGCGTAATAGCCCAGGCCCGACCAGAGCGCCAGCACCTGTTCGAGCTCGGCTTCGGCCAGCGCCGGCAGGTCGGGCAGGGCGGCGACAAAGCGTTCGAAGTACGGAGCGGCGGTTCGGACCTGGGTCTGCTGCAACATAATTTCCGACAGCCAGACCCGATACGGCGTGCGCGGGTGCTGCCATGGCAGGTCGTGGCGGCCGCTGTGGTCGAACCAGTCGAGCAGCCGTGTCGAGAAGCCGCGTGCGTTGCCGTCGACGACCACGGCTTCCGGCGGCGGGTCCGGTTCCGGGTGCGGGAGTGCGGGTGAGTCAGTCATCGACCGGTGCGTCACGGAATTCGATCTCGACGCCGTGCAGCGTCGCTCCGGGGATCTCCAGGGTCGGCGTCGCGAAGGAACCGTCGAGCGGCGGAAGCGGGTTCCCGCTGTCGAGCTGGCTGCTCCACGCGAGCACGTCCGGCAAGTGGAACCGCGCATCGAACGTGCTTGCGCCGCGCAACAACCGCAGGCGGGTCGGTCCGGACAGGTTGGCTGGTCCGGTGTGGTCGAGCGCGAACGCCAGCGGTGCGTCAGATGCGTCGAGCGGAGCCGGCAGCGACGGCCACGCGTCCGGCCAGCGGGCGAGGGTGCCTTCGAGATTCAACGTCATTCCGTCCTGCCATTCGAAGCGGCCAGCAGCGTCCATGCGCGGCACCAGCCCGGCGCCCCGCAACGCGACCCCGAGCGGATCGATCAAGAACACGCCGTCGAGGTAGCGCAGCGGTCCGGCCAGCCCCAAATAGAACGCAAGCTCGCGGTCCGCGGACAGGTGCCGGGCGCTGGCACCCAGCAGGAAACGATCAAGGCCGATCCCGTCGTCACCCCCGTGCAGCCGGCCGGAGAACGTCGGGCGCATTGGCATCCGCCAC
Protein-coding sequences here:
- the mutY gene encoding A/G-specific adenine glycosylase — encoded protein: MTDSPALPHPEPDPPPEAVVVDGNARGFSTRLLDWFDHSGRHDLPWQHPRTPYRVWLSEIMLQQTQVRTAAPYFERFVAALPDLPALAEAELEQVLALWSGLGYYARARNLHAAARHCMALHDGELPRDIDALVALPGIGRSTAAAILAQAWGDRHAILDGNVKRVLARYHGVAGWPGAPAVERSLWAFAETHLPDTRLADYTQAQMDLGATLCTRTAPACVLCPLQAECIARIEGRTAELPTSKPGKPLPQRHACVLWLEDADGRVLLQQRPPTGIWSSLWTLPQADDEVAARAWFKHHCDGDFARGIGKPPISHVFSHFKLELQPRYWRDVALYPQVRDNGDLRWVARAQLGALGIPAPIRRLLEAGA
- a CDS encoding AsmA family protein — protein: MLLVLAVAWLAQPPRVAGLILDRAGAALGLEITAGGVSEYSLRGTPTLVVRDLVARQPGAAWPVLRAGRVYLSLPWSTLRSRGADLTVERVELDAPRLDLGALQRWRASRPPSGEVRIPTLTGGLHVVRGEVIGAGWSVDGIAISMPSLHPDRAVAGRVAGRFRNGGTTMPFDLQVALTEVSMAASLGASGIATVVTPEWRMPMRPTFSGRLHGGDDGIGLDRFLLGASARHLSADRELAFYLGLAGPLRYLDGVFLIDPLGVALRGAGLVPRMDAAGRFEWQDGMTLNLEGTLARWPDAWPSLPAPLDASDAPLAFALDHTGPANLSGPTRLRLLRGASTFDARFHLPDVLAWSSQLDSGNPLPPLDGSFATPTLEIPGATLHGVEIEFRDAPVDD